A single genomic interval of Mycolicibacterium holsaticum DSM 44478 = JCM 12374 harbors:
- the metE gene encoding 5-methyltetrahydropteroyltriglutamate--homocysteine S-methyltransferase — translation MTATPFTATILGSPRIGPNRELKRAVEKYWAGGCDRSELESVAATLRRDTWEALVAAGLDSVPVNTFSYYDHVLDTAVMVGALPSRVAGIEEELDRYFAAARGNEDVAPLEMTKWFDTNYHYIVPELGPDTRFALNAAKVLAELKEATALGVPARPVIVGPITFLALCKAVGGAGAPIGRLDELVAVYAELLGELADAGAAWVQLDEPALVTDILGDTAELAQRTYTTLGRVTERPALFVATYFGELTDALPALARTPVEAVGVDLVAGGVSAVAAVPELAGKTLVAGVVDGRNVWRTNLQSALGTLATLLGLADHVAVSTSCSTLHVPYSLEVEDGLDADLRSWLAFGSEKVTEVVALARGINAGREAISADVAASNAAIASRRSDPRLTNGDVRARISSITASGTARGPAEARRAAQQKLLKLPVLPTTTIGSYPQTSAIRVARAELRSGTIDRAEYERRMKAEIAEVIRLQEDLGIDVLVHGEPERNDMVQYFAEQLDGFFATQNGWVQSYGSRCVRPPILYGDVARPKPMTVDWISYAQSLTDKPVKGMLTGPVTILAWSFVRDDQPLAQTAAQVALAIRDETVDLQAAGIAIVQVDEPALRELLPLRAKDKDAYLQWAVDAFRLSTSGVSDTTQIHTHLCYSEFGEIIGAIADLDADVTSIEAARSHMEVLNDLNAIGFSNSVGPGVYDIHSPRVPSVEEMVTSLREALQAVPAERLWVNPDCGLKTRKTDEVRASLRNMVAAAHEVRRAHGG, via the coding sequence ATGACCGCAACACCTTTCACCGCCACCATCCTCGGCTCTCCCCGCATCGGCCCCAACCGCGAGCTCAAACGGGCCGTCGAAAAGTACTGGGCCGGCGGCTGCGACCGCAGCGAACTCGAGTCGGTGGCCGCGACGCTGCGCCGCGACACGTGGGAGGCGCTCGTCGCGGCCGGTCTGGACTCCGTGCCGGTGAACACGTTCTCCTATTACGACCACGTGCTGGACACCGCGGTGATGGTGGGCGCGTTACCTTCTCGGGTGGCCGGCATCGAGGAGGAACTCGACCGCTACTTCGCGGCCGCCCGCGGCAACGAGGACGTCGCCCCGCTCGAGATGACCAAGTGGTTCGACACCAACTACCACTACATCGTGCCCGAACTCGGCCCGGACACCCGGTTCGCGCTCAACGCTGCCAAGGTGCTGGCCGAGCTGAAAGAAGCCACCGCGCTCGGCGTCCCGGCCCGGCCGGTCATCGTCGGCCCGATCACGTTCCTGGCGCTGTGCAAAGCCGTCGGCGGTGCCGGCGCTCCCATCGGACGTCTCGACGAGCTGGTCGCCGTGTACGCCGAACTGCTCGGCGAGTTGGCCGACGCCGGCGCAGCGTGGGTCCAACTCGACGAGCCCGCCCTGGTCACCGACATCCTCGGCGACACCGCGGAGTTGGCGCAGCGCACCTACACAACGCTGGGTCGCGTCACCGAACGGCCCGCGCTCTTCGTGGCCACCTACTTCGGCGAGCTGACCGACGCGCTACCCGCTCTGGCCCGCACGCCGGTGGAGGCGGTCGGCGTCGATCTCGTCGCCGGGGGAGTCTCCGCGGTGGCCGCGGTTCCCGAGCTGGCCGGAAAGACCTTGGTGGCCGGCGTCGTCGACGGCCGCAATGTCTGGCGGACGAACCTGCAGTCGGCGCTGGGCACGCTGGCGACGCTGCTGGGTCTGGCCGACCATGTGGCGGTCTCGACGTCGTGCTCGACGCTGCACGTGCCCTATTCACTGGAGGTCGAGGACGGGCTGGACGCAGACCTGCGCAGCTGGCTGGCCTTCGGTTCCGAAAAGGTCACCGAGGTGGTGGCGTTGGCGCGCGGAATCAATGCGGGACGCGAGGCCATTTCGGCCGATGTCGCCGCCTCCAACGCCGCGATCGCATCGCGCCGGTCCGACCCCAGGCTCACCAACGGGGATGTGCGGGCGCGGATCTCCTCGATCACCGCGTCCGGGACGGCGCGGGGACCGGCCGAGGCGCGCCGTGCCGCCCAACAAAAGCTACTGAAGTTGCCGGTGCTGCCGACGACCACCATCGGCTCCTACCCGCAGACCTCGGCCATTCGGGTGGCCCGCGCCGAGCTGCGGTCCGGCACGATCGACCGCGCCGAATACGAGCGGCGGATGAAGGCCGAGATCGCCGAGGTGATCCGGCTGCAGGAGGACCTCGGCATCGACGTGCTGGTGCACGGTGAGCCGGAGCGCAACGACATGGTGCAGTACTTCGCCGAGCAACTCGACGGCTTCTTCGCGACCCAGAACGGTTGGGTGCAGTCCTACGGCAGCCGCTGCGTACGCCCGCCGATCCTGTACGGCGATGTGGCGCGGCCCAAACCGATGACCGTGGACTGGATCAGCTACGCGCAGTCGCTGACCGACAAGCCGGTCAAGGGCATGCTCACCGGCCCGGTGACGATTCTGGCGTGGTCATTCGTGCGCGACGATCAGCCGCTGGCCCAGACCGCGGCGCAGGTCGCGTTGGCGATCCGCGACGAGACGGTCGATCTGCAGGCGGCCGGTATCGCGATCGTCCAGGTCGACGAGCCCGCCCTGCGGGAGCTGTTGCCGTTGCGCGCCAAGGACAAGGACGCGTATCTGCAGTGGGCCGTGGACGCGTTCCGGCTTTCGACATCGGGGGTCAGCGACACCACCCAGATCCACACCCACCTGTGCTATTCGGAGTTCGGTGAGATCATCGGCGCGATAGCCGATCTGGACGCCGACGTCACCTCGATCGAAGCGGCGCGCTCGCACATGGAGGTGCTGAACGACCTCAACGCGATCGGTTTCTCCAACAGCGTCGGGCCCGGTGTCTACGACATTCACTCGCCACGGGTGCCCAGCGTCGAAGAGATGGTGACGTCGCTGCGGGAGGCGCTGCAAGCCGTTCCAGCGGAACGGTTGTGGGTCAATCCGGACTGCGGGCTCAAGACCCGCAAGACCGATGAGGTGAGGGCATCGCTGCGCAACATGGTCGCCGCCGCGCACGAGGTCCGCAGGGCTCACGGTGGCTAG
- a CDS encoding isochorismatase family protein — MRALIITDVQNDFCEGGSLEVAGGSQVARDITRLLADRSGYAHIVATKDFHVDPGEHFSDDPDYTASWPRHCVAGTAGAEFHPELDPTAVEAVFHKGHHTAAYSGFEGVDDAGTPLADWLRQRGVDAVDIVGIATDYCVLATAKDAAAAGFTTRVLLDYTAGVAPDSSAKAVDEMRAADVQVS, encoded by the coding sequence ATGAGGGCGTTGATCATCACCGACGTGCAGAACGACTTCTGCGAGGGTGGTTCGCTGGAGGTTGCCGGTGGCAGCCAGGTAGCCCGCGACATCACCCGGCTCCTCGCCGACCGCTCCGGATACGCACACATCGTGGCCACCAAGGACTTTCACGTCGACCCGGGTGAGCACTTCTCCGATGACCCCGACTACACGGCGTCCTGGCCGCGGCACTGCGTCGCCGGAACCGCGGGCGCGGAGTTTCATCCCGAGCTCGACCCCACGGCCGTCGAAGCTGTGTTCCACAAAGGCCACCACACGGCGGCCTACAGCGGGTTCGAGGGCGTCGACGACGCAGGCACCCCGCTCGCCGACTGGCTGCGTCAGCGCGGGGTCGACGCGGTCGACATCGTCGGTATCGCGACCGACTACTGCGTGCTGGCCACCGCCAAAGACGCCGCCGCCGCCGGTTTCACCACCCGCGTGCTGCTGGATTACACCGCAGGCGTCGCACCGGATTCGAGCGCCAAGGCCGTCGACGAGATGCGCGCGGCGGACGTGCAGGTCAGCTAG
- a CDS encoding aminotransferase class I/II-fold pyridoxal phosphate-dependent enzyme → MDQSEAPLLDALVDYRKRDRYGFSPPGHRQGRGVDERVLAVLGHEAFRDDLLANGGLDDRRSRHKYLQHAEDLMAEAVGAKVAWFSTCGSSLSVKAAMMAVAGGPDQSAASSGGGSLIVPRDSHKSIVAGLIFSGVQPHWVTPRWDPDRHISHPPSPDEFERAWDAHPDAAGALVVSPSPYGTCADLAGITRVCHDRGKPLIVDEAWGAHLPFHEDLPTWAMDAGADVCVVSVHKMGAGFEQGSVFHLQGDLIDQTRLSACADLLMTTSPSVPIYAAMDGWRRQMVEHGHDLLGAAMELARGLRDDIELIPGVEVLDDELLGIEASHDLDRLQVLIDVSATATSGYQVADWLRAHRQIDLGMSDHRRILATVSFADDKMTCERLLDSLWAWRKAANDFDKPPRMRLPSPSEIELETAVLPRDAFFGRTEAVPADKADGRIAAEQITPYPPGIPAVVPGERLNDTVIDYLRSGLRAGMNLPDAADPTLQTFRVVA, encoded by the coding sequence GACCGCTACGGGTTCAGCCCGCCCGGTCACCGCCAGGGCCGCGGCGTCGACGAGCGCGTGCTCGCCGTGCTCGGCCACGAAGCGTTCCGTGACGATCTGCTCGCCAACGGCGGCCTGGACGATCGCCGCTCCCGCCACAAATATCTCCAGCACGCCGAGGATCTGATGGCCGAAGCCGTCGGCGCGAAGGTGGCCTGGTTCTCCACCTGCGGCAGCTCACTGTCGGTCAAGGCCGCGATGATGGCCGTCGCCGGTGGGCCGGATCAATCCGCCGCATCGTCGGGCGGCGGCAGCCTGATCGTCCCTCGCGACAGCCACAAATCCATCGTCGCGGGCCTGATCTTCTCCGGCGTTCAACCGCACTGGGTCACCCCGCGCTGGGATCCAGACCGGCACATCTCCCACCCACCGTCGCCAGACGAGTTCGAACGCGCCTGGGATGCCCACCCCGACGCCGCGGGCGCCCTCGTCGTCAGCCCCAGCCCCTACGGCACCTGCGCCGACCTCGCCGGTATCACGCGGGTGTGCCACGACCGCGGCAAGCCGCTGATCGTGGACGAGGCATGGGGCGCTCACCTGCCGTTCCACGAAGACCTCCCCACGTGGGCGATGGACGCCGGCGCCGACGTCTGCGTGGTCAGCGTGCACAAGATGGGCGCCGGGTTCGAACAGGGCTCGGTGTTTCACCTCCAGGGCGATCTGATCGACCAGACCCGGCTCTCGGCCTGCGCCGACCTGCTGATGACCACCAGCCCCAGCGTGCCGATCTACGCCGCGATGGACGGCTGGCGCAGACAGATGGTCGAGCACGGCCACGACCTCCTCGGCGCTGCAATGGAATTGGCCCGCGGTCTGCGCGACGACATCGAGCTGATCCCCGGCGTCGAGGTGCTCGACGACGAACTTCTCGGCATCGAGGCCTCACACGACCTCGACCGCCTCCAGGTGCTGATCGACGTGTCGGCCACCGCAACGTCGGGTTACCAGGTGGCCGACTGGCTGCGCGCACACCGTCAGATCGATCTCGGCATGAGCGATCACCGCCGCATTCTGGCCACCGTGTCGTTCGCCGACGACAAGATGACCTGCGAACGCCTGCTGGACTCGCTGTGGGCGTGGCGCAAGGCCGCCAACGACTTCGACAAGCCACCACGGATGCGGCTGCCATCGCCGTCGGAGATCGAGCTGGAGACCGCGGTGCTGCCCCGCGACGCGTTCTTCGGCCGGACCGAAGCGGTGCCTGCCGACAAGGCCGACGGCCGCATCGCCGCCGAGCAGATCACCCCGTACCCACCGGGCATACCCGCCGTCGTCCCCGGTGAGCGTCTCAACGACACCGTGATCGACTATCTGCGGTCAGGCTTGCGAGCCGGTATGAACCTCCCCGACGCCGCCGACCCGACCCTGCAGACATTCCGGGTGGTCGCCTGA